In Daphnia magna isolate NIES linkage group LG5, ASM2063170v1.1, whole genome shotgun sequence, a single genomic region encodes these proteins:
- the LOC123472583 gene encoding uncharacterized protein LOC123472583: MSSDGSSDSSSSSDSPSSRSDSSSDSNSSESSFSNYSTRKFEISKAKSTSLSKWIVTGINDDKIKKCREMYKPTLKRKANILINPSLDESVFLRLRTFKGSHATKANIDPTEKTLRKLSFKILDLVKPLLFLAGRRKLRRKSKSDSIAIKIALRLWATLLRDVIKTRRHNILSQVYPEFTGLLERTDIWSGGEDLFGRKFLKHLVGEARSQATLEGISKRSEKAGSENSQQAPSTSRERNADSFFNSRSRNGPGIRNGSNWKNNWNQGRNKSGGRYNK; encoded by the exons ATGTCGTCCGACGGCTCGTCTGACAGTTCGTCAAGTTCTGACTCGCCTAGCTCTAGATCGGACTCTAGTTCAGATTCTAATTCAAGTGAAAGCTCTTTTTCCAACTATTCTACACGGAAGTTTGAGATCTCGAAGGCGAAGTCCACCAGTTTATCAAAATGGATCGTTACTGGGATTAATGACGACAAGATCAAGAAATGTAGGGAAATGTACAAGCCTACACTGAAAAGGAAAGCCAACATCCTGATTAACCCCAGTTTGGACGAGTCCGTTTTCCTGCGTCTTAGGACTTTTAAGGGTTCCCACGCGACAAAGGCCAACATTGACCCGACGGAAAAGACTCTGAGGAAGTTGTCCTTTAAGATTCTGGATTTGGTTAAGCCTTTACTTTTTCTAGCCGGTCGCAGGAAGCTGAGGAGGAAGTCTAAAAGTGACTCCATAGCCATCAAGATCGCCTTACGACTATGGGCCACTCTCTTACGTGACGTCATTAAGACCCGGCGCCACAACATTCTCTCTCAGGTGTACCCGGAATTCACTGGTCTTTTGGAGAGGACTGATATCTGGTCGGGCGGCGAGGACCTTTTCGGTCGAAAGTTTCTGAAACATCTTGTTGGCGAGGCCAGATCGCAGGCTACCCTGGAAGGAATTTCGAAGAGAAGCGAGAAAGCAGGGTCAGAGAACAGCCAGCAAGCACCCTCTACCAGCCGAGAAAGGAATGCGGATTCCTTCTTCAATTCCAGGTCACGCAATGG ACCAGGCATTAGAAATGGATCCAACTGGAAAAACAACTGGAACcaaggaagaaacaaaagcggGGGACGCTACAACAAATAA
- the LOC116919579 gene encoding uncharacterized protein LOC116919579, with the protein MEEDEESRSRKLVKEFLASLKKSENSRKNKERRESKRKEAGYPSKRPKCFVKLDGVKVKLTINMKKGSGYQTEAESSNFGPPVTVPDLSQDNIDDLAGCELPIDTPSESRASYQTSQTEWKSRMEGQDLKWKETRDYIHVESMKSFSINKASICALCQNQASVRCQTCRYHLCPTCDISIHSKQVTHQRKCEVNNCLHLLQCTEFLTNEGNLITLNIPLPMFIPEQCDNCLGISCILAVAGKSRTALINHLVLLYSFLPLRKVLFSELRRNARRRETTKKRKEAVKAEGEPSSRPRCLGALRSPENSESTKRKKTAKSLATKKPRMDNPDNSVSSPSANVFSTALESDITQLDDRFDVSRQEKLAQSGEQLLKMIVDVTTIFNDIPSSCYPENENAKGASWAERMENMDSLWEGVRESVYDNFLSKQAYPLVIQCDNCSQSLSGGRAIRCLTCKKHYCGDCDFSFHAQQPFHNRWLVSSDSWYSLKTMEFVDSTGKLVEKDVPVPCFKPHQCTLCGSPAVHIESGSRV; encoded by the exons ATGGAGGAAGACGAGGAATCGCGATCTCGTAAATTAGTGAAAGAATTTTTAGCAAGTTTAAAGAAAAGCGAAAATTCCCGGAAGAATAAGGAAAGACGAGAATCTAAACGAAAGGAAGCTGGATATCCAAGCAAACGACCAAAATGCTTTGTAAAATTGGACGGTGTTAAGGTGAAATTGACAATAAATATGAAGAAAGGTAGTGGATACCAAACAGAGGCTGAAAGCTCTAATTTTGGTCCACCAGTCACAGTTCCCGATTTATCACAAG ATAATATTGATGACTTGGCAGGTTGTGAACTTCCCATAGATACACCAAGTGAATCAAGAGCCTCTTATCAAACATCTCAGACTGAGTGGAAAAGTCGCATGGAAGGTCAAGATTTGAAGTGGAAGGAGACAAGAGATTACATACACGTAGAGAGCATGAAGAGCTTTAGCATAAACAAGGCTTCTATTTGTGCACTGTGCCAAAACCAGGCATCTGTTAGGTGTCAAACTTGCCGATACCACCTTTGTCCTACATGTGACATATCTATTCATTCCAAGCAAGTAACTCATCAGCGTAAATGTGAAGTCAATAACTGCCTCCATTTGCTTCAGTGCACTGAATTCCTGACTAATGAGGGGAACTTAATAACTCtga aCATACCTTTGCCAATGTTTATTCCCGAACAATGTGACAATTGCTTAGGAATCAGCTGCATTCTAGCAGTTGCCGGCAAGAGTAGAACAGCTCTAATTAACCATCTTG TGCTTTTGTACAGTTTTTTGCCGTTAAGAAAAGTACTGTTTTCAGAGTTAAGAAGAAATGCACGCAGAAGagaaacaactaaaaaaagaaaggaagccGTGAAAGCCGAGGGTGAACCCTCGTCAAGACCTCGTTGTTTGGGTGCTTTGCGTTCACCAGAAAATAGTGAATCtacaaaaaggaagaaaacagcTAAATCATTAGCTACAAAGAAACCTCGCATGGATAATCCTGATAATAGTGTTAGTTCTCCTTCTGCAAATGTGTTTTCAACTGCATTGGAAAGTGATATTACTCAACTTGATGATAGGTTTGATGTTTCCCGTCAAGAAAAGCTTGCACAAA GTGGTGAACAATTGTTGAAAATGATTGTTGATGTAACAACTATTTTTAATGATATTCCTTCAAGCTGCTacccagaaaatgaaaacgcaaAGGGTGCTTCTTGGGCAGAAAGAATGGAAAACATGGATTCTTTGTGGGAGGGAGTCAGAGAATCTGTTTACGACAATTTCCTTTCAAAGCAGGCTTATCCATTGGTAATTCAGTGTGATAACTGCTCGCAGTCACTTTCTGGAGGGAGAGCTATCAGGTGTTTGacatgcaaaaaacattattgtGGGGACTGTGATTTTTCCTTTCATGCCCAGCAACCATTTCATAATCGATGGTTAGTTTCCAGCGATAGTTGGTACTCCTTGAAAACTATGGAATTTGTGGATTCCACTGGGAAACTCGTAGAGAAAG aTGTTCCAGTCCCCTGTTTTAAACCCCATCAATGTACTTTGTGTGGTTCACCTGCTGTACACATTGAATCAGGATCTCGTGTGTAA
- the LOC123472328 gene encoding uncharacterized protein LOC123472328 translates to MGDTNERSCLPIFARIIATLIFVVMFSLTFRGALPILLGNNQTSHIFDKTTQLNDGNVPIAGNTDPPVPIESTPTNSFDTRFVTRLEIEHQLTPDDTSMDDEEFAPVTTSITVDRPIVEANSSTLTTPMTSLDIEPELSLSTVHFGPFSPKLEDIPLLGEFILIKDLGVFLPEDRSGYTIPNLEDVALLPMDSKTAVATSIEPQLNENKNNEFVVTADESALSTLVIEVVLLHDNQGVTFQMKQTSAETPTTTTLALPSFEVEADEVTPEISPTLERYEDVSNDLILQTTVPVSADEILNTAVLPSSRATAVITRPAPFPDFVFSPKNRPLRPVITAEKVSAQHSYDFFTERVSYAKSVEICRQIGQGSRLLSIQAAHEERIVDAYVKSHQKEIFGYADEYSRYVWTGGYFDLESHLPYELRWVDHPTPTEASSFWNFCPESKDVQLVIDQALSLLKAQTSGASNLNPCDRRWAHVILDFTGHRIGRSCWQILDRDILSADGWKLPFICKR, encoded by the coding sequence atgGGAGATACTAATGAAAGGTCGTGCCTTCCTATTTTTGCCAGGATCATTGCGACACTCATATTCGTCGTCATGTTCTCTCTCACGTTTAGAGGGGCTCTGCCCATATTGCTTGGCAATAATCAAACCAGCCATATATTCGACAAGACCACTCAACTTAACGATGGAAATGTCCCAATAGCCGGAAACACTGACCCTCCTGTGCCGATCGAGAGCACACCAACCAACTCATTCGATACTAGATTTGTTACCAGGTTAGAGATCGAACATCAGTTGACACCTGACGATACCAGCATGGACGATGAAGAATTCGCACCTGTGACGACCAGCATTACTGTTGACAGACCGATTGTAGAAGCTAACAGTTCTACCCTAACAACTCCAATGACGTCTTTGGACATAGAACCTGAATTGTCCCTTTCGACAGTACATTTTGGACCTTTCAGTCCCAAATTGGAAGATATTCCTTTACTCGGCGAGTTTATCTTAATAAAAGACCTAGGTGTTTTTCTACCTGAAGACCGATCTGGGTACACCATTCCAAATCTCGAAGATGTTGCTCTTCTCCCCATGGACAGTAAAACTGCAGTGGCCACTTCGATAGAGCCCCAACTAAACGAAAATAAGAACAATGAATTCGTTGTTACAGCTGATGAATCTGCTCTTTCCACTCTGGTTATTGAAGTTGTTTTGCTACACGACAATCAAGGAGTCacatttcaaatgaaacaaacatCTGCTGAAACTCCTACTACAACAACACTTGCTTTACCTAGTTTCGAAGTTGAAGCGGATGAAGTAACTCCAGAAATAAGTCCGACTCTTGAGCGGTACGAAGATGTGTCAAACGACTTAATTCTGCAGACAACCGTTCCGGTCAGTGCTGATGAAATTCTTAATACTGCAGTTTTACCTTCATCGAGGGCGACGGCAGTTATAACGAGACCAGCTCCGTTTCCCGATTTTGTATTTTCACCGAAAAATCGCCCTCTTCGACCGGTAATCACGGCAGAGAAAGTATCGGCCCAACATAGTTACGATTTCTTCACGGAGCGCGTCAGTTACGCAAAAAGCGTTGAAATTTGTCGTCAGATCGGCCAAGGATCGCGTTTACTTTCGATCCAAGCAGCGCATGAAGAACGCATCGTAGATGCTTACGTGAAATCCCATCAGAAAGAAATATTTGGATATGCCGATGAATATTCGCGATACGTTTGGACGGGTGGTTATTTTGATTTGGAATCCCACCTACCATACGAATTGCGCTGGGTCGATCATCCGACACCAACGGAAGCCTCCTCTTTCTGGAACTTTTGTCCAGAATCGAAAGATGTCCAGTTGGTGATCGACCAGGCTTTATCCTTATTGAAAGCCCAAACATCCGGAGCGTCCAATCTGAATCCCTGCGACCGGCGCTGGGCTCACGTCATTCTGGATTTTACTGGCCACCGTATCGGTCGCAGTTGCTGGCAAATACTCGACAGAGACATCCTGTCAGCTGACGGCTGGAAGCTACCTTTTATCTgtaagagataa